Proteins found in one Bremerella volcania genomic segment:
- the acnA gene encoding aconitate hydratase AcnA: MTAKFDPFGARDVFSTSEGDLGIYRIGKLQEAGLGDIDKLPFSIRVLLESVLRNCDGYIVSEDDVKTLAGWKAESPTPSEVPFMPARVVLQDFTGVPCVVDLAAMRSAMQRLGGDPAKINPLIPVDLVIDHSVQVDAFGTAQALDQNVALEFKRNKERYEFLRWGQKSLKNFQAIPPNVGIVHQVNLEYLAKGVFVREDEKGKVCLPDSLVGTDSHTTMINGLGVVGWGVGGIEAEAVMLGQPIYMLTPQVVGFELTGKLGPGVTATDMVLTITQILRKEGVVGKFVEFFGPGVSHMSLADRATIANMAPEYGATMGFFPVDAETLNYMRRTGRTDAEVERVERYTKEQGLFRTDDMKPSYTSLVRLDLSTVEPSLAGPKRPQDRVPLASMQSEFKKSLVASPNERGFGLGDADMARTATVEDHGLETEIGHGAVVIAAITSCTNTSNPSVMLAAGLLAKKAVEKGLSVKPYVKTSLAPGSRVVTDYLNKAELMDDLEKLGFNLVGYGCTTCIGNSGPLPEPVAAAVTQGSLVASAVLSGNRNFEGRVNPHVKANYLASPPLVVAYALAGTVDIDLDNDPIGTNAAGEEVYLKDIWPTNEEIAETVEKSITPEMFRERYNSAYESNPNWNAISVPDSELYTWDADSTYIQEPPFLDDVKETVAPIQSITGARVLALLGDSVTTDHISPAGAIAKDSPAGKYLMEHGVEPVDFNSYGSRRGNDRVMHRGTFANIRIRNRLTPEKEGGWTKCFKTGETMTIFDAAEIYKQDDTPLVVIAGKEYGTGSSRDWAAKGTFMLGVKAVIASSFERIHRSNLIGMGVLPLEFPNDSSWESLGLTGEETYDIYLPEDLKPLQKVTVSAKSADGEVTTFDATVRIDTPVELDYYRNGGILQTVLLKLLKESK; this comes from the coding sequence ATGACCGCAAAGTTCGATCCGTTCGGCGCTCGCGACGTGTTTTCCACCTCGGAAGGGGACCTGGGGATCTACCGCATTGGCAAGCTTCAGGAAGCTGGCCTGGGAGATATCGACAAGCTTCCTTTTTCGATCCGCGTCCTTCTGGAATCCGTGCTGCGAAACTGCGACGGCTACATCGTCTCGGAAGACGACGTCAAGACGCTGGCTGGTTGGAAAGCCGAAAGCCCAACCCCGAGCGAAGTCCCGTTCATGCCGGCCCGCGTGGTCCTGCAGGACTTCACCGGCGTGCCATGCGTGGTCGACCTGGCCGCCATGCGAAGCGCCATGCAGCGTCTCGGGGGAGATCCTGCCAAAATCAATCCGTTGATTCCGGTCGACCTGGTGATCGATCACTCGGTGCAGGTCGATGCGTTCGGTACCGCACAGGCCCTCGACCAGAACGTGGCCCTCGAATTCAAACGCAACAAGGAACGCTACGAGTTCCTTCGCTGGGGTCAGAAGTCGCTCAAGAACTTCCAAGCCATTCCACCGAACGTGGGCATCGTGCACCAGGTGAACCTCGAGTACCTGGCCAAGGGCGTCTTCGTTCGTGAGGACGAAAAAGGCAAGGTCTGCCTGCCTGACTCACTGGTCGGTACCGACAGTCACACCACCATGATCAACGGCCTGGGCGTTGTAGGCTGGGGCGTGGGTGGTATCGAAGCCGAAGCGGTCATGCTGGGTCAACCGATCTACATGCTTACGCCGCAAGTGGTTGGCTTTGAACTGACCGGCAAGCTCGGCCCTGGCGTCACCGCGACCGACATGGTGCTGACCATCACCCAGATCCTGCGCAAGGAAGGGGTCGTTGGTAAGTTCGTCGAATTCTTCGGTCCTGGCGTCTCGCACATGAGCCTGGCCGACCGAGCCACCATCGCCAACATGGCTCCGGAATATGGTGCCACGATGGGCTTCTTCCCGGTCGATGCTGAAACGCTGAACTACATGCGTCGCACCGGCCGTACCGATGCCGAAGTCGAACGCGTGGAACGTTACACCAAGGAACAAGGCCTGTTCCGCACCGACGACATGAAGCCGAGCTACACGTCGCTGGTTCGGTTGGACCTTTCGACCGTCGAGCCATCGTTGGCTGGGCCGAAGCGTCCCCAAGACCGCGTGCCGCTGGCCAGCATGCAGTCGGAATTCAAGAAGTCGCTGGTCGCCTCCCCCAACGAACGCGGCTTCGGCCTGGGCGACGCCGACATGGCCCGCACGGCAACGGTCGAAGACCACGGCCTCGAAACCGAGATCGGCCACGGTGCCGTCGTGATCGCCGCGATCACCAGCTGCACCAATACCAGCAACCCCAGCGTGATGCTGGCCGCTGGCCTGCTGGCCAAGAAGGCGGTCGAAAAGGGACTGAGCGTCAAACCGTACGTGAAGACCAGCCTCGCGCCCGGTTCGCGCGTGGTGACCGACTACCTGAACAAAGCCGAACTGATGGATGACCTCGAAAAGCTCGGCTTCAACCTGGTCGGCTATGGCTGCACCACGTGCATCGGCAACAGCGGTCCGCTGCCAGAACCGGTTGCCGCCGCCGTCACCCAAGGCTCGCTGGTCGCTTCCGCCGTTCTCAGCGGTAACCGTAACTTCGAGGGCCGCGTCAATCCGCACGTGAAAGCGAACTACCTGGCCAGCCCGCCACTGGTGGTCGCTTACGCACTTGCCGGGACCGTCGACATCGATCTCGACAACGACCCGATCGGCACCAATGCCGCCGGGGAAGAGGTCTACCTGAAGGACATCTGGCCGACCAACGAAGAGATTGCCGAAACGGTCGAAAAGTCGATCACGCCTGAGATGTTCCGCGAGCGCTACAACAGTGCATACGAGTCGAACCCAAACTGGAATGCGATCAGCGTGCCAGATTCGGAACTGTACACGTGGGACGCCGACAGCACCTACATTCAAGAGCCACCTTTCCTGGACGACGTGAAGGAAACGGTCGCCCCAATCCAGTCGATCACCGGCGCTCGCGTGTTGGCGCTCTTGGGGGACTCGGTCACGACCGACCATATCTCGCCTGCGGGCGCGATCGCCAAGGACAGCCCCGCTGGTAAGTACCTGATGGAACACGGCGTCGAGCCGGTCGACTTCAACAGTTACGGCTCGCGTCGGGGGAACGACCGCGTCATGCACCGCGGTACGTTCGCCAACATTCGTATCCGCAACCGCCTGACGCCTGAAAAGGAAGGGGGTTGGACGAAGTGCTTCAAGACCGGCGAAACGATGACCATCTTCGACGCCGCCGAGATCTACAAGCAGGATGACACGCCGCTGGTGGTGATCGCCGGTAAGGAATACGGCACCGGTAGCTCGCGCGACTGGGCCGCCAAGGGGACGTTCATGCTGGGTGTGAAAGCGGTCATCGCTTCCAGCTTCGAGCGTATCCACCGCAGCAACCTGATCGGCATGGGCGTGCTTCCGCTGGAATTCCCGAATGACTCCTCGTGGGAATCGCTCGGCCTGACAGGCGAAGAGACTTACGACATCTATCTGCCGGAAGACCTCAAGCCGCTGCAAAAGGTCACCGTCTCGGCCAAGAGCGCCGACGGCGAAGTCACTACCTTCGACGCCACGGTCCGCATCGACACGCCGGTCGAACTCGACTACTACCGCAACGGCGGCATCCTCCAAACGGTTCTGCTGAAGCTGTTGAAGGAATCGAAGTAG
- a CDS encoding FAD-dependent oxidoreductase, giving the protein MRRIALGLAVLFALTTCATSQAETIETDVCVYTATPSGILAAIAVKKGGKDVVIVEPSRWVGGMLGAGLKPMQDCPNYNATGGMTKPLLKSLGHGPGIPEDMVIVPAIRRDFQRLLDEHEIKVIHEHRVSTCRTIDAAIQSASFDLAPFDELGCPPVEATTKGNLQVNAKIFIDASYEGDLLAAAGCSYRTGRESAEQFDEQAAGVREPVVKTPIDPYVTPGDPSSGLLNLLQADHGKPVGSADEYTQAYNYRYYTTSDPEHRLPIDAPEGYSAQDYELVGRYVEYLTETIEDQETLRKKLIGICPGWKNSGEWNYQRDSLITMAPLGISQDYASGDAATKARVWKAHQNYLRGLYEFMRTDPRVPEWYRQEVGQLGLDGRYHEETNGWPHQLYIRVSRRLDADDTITAHDVYNRTQADVPVGLAQYGIDTYPSRRIVIEEEGQTLVANEGNMFVGGNKGPTNVPYAVPYAAIVPKQAECTNLLVPVCFSASHLGYASARMEPVFMICGESAGIAAAQAIEEDVAVQQINKPKYLAQLQRAGQKLTWDPAVDTPTGPSSNQLDYAHLLKECDENEDERISQTEWNAGKKGWEFLFLFIDQDKDGQIDEKEYDQFQQYKKQHPDWAERIRKS; this is encoded by the coding sequence ATGCGACGTATTGCCCTTGGTCTTGCCGTTCTGTTTGCGCTGACCACTTGCGCGACCTCTCAGGCAGAGACGATCGAAACGGACGTGTGCGTTTACACCGCTACCCCGTCTGGCATCCTGGCGGCGATCGCGGTCAAGAAGGGCGGCAAGGACGTGGTGATCGTCGAGCCGAGCCGCTGGGTGGGCGGCATGCTAGGGGCAGGGCTCAAGCCGATGCAGGACTGCCCGAACTACAACGCCACCGGCGGCATGACCAAGCCGCTGCTGAAGAGCCTGGGGCATGGGCCTGGCATTCCGGAAGACATGGTAATCGTCCCCGCCATTCGCCGCGATTTTCAGCGACTCTTGGACGAGCATGAAATCAAGGTCATCCACGAGCATCGCGTGAGCACGTGCCGCACGATCGATGCGGCGATCCAATCCGCCTCGTTCGATCTGGCACCGTTCGACGAGTTGGGCTGCCCTCCGGTCGAAGCGACCACTAAGGGTAATCTGCAGGTGAACGCCAAGATCTTCATCGACGCCAGCTACGAAGGGGATCTCCTCGCGGCGGCTGGCTGTTCGTATCGCACCGGCCGCGAGTCGGCCGAGCAGTTCGACGAACAGGCCGCCGGCGTGCGCGAGCCGGTGGTGAAGACCCCGATCGACCCGTACGTGACGCCTGGCGATCCGAGCAGCGGTCTCTTAAATCTGCTTCAAGCCGATCACGGCAAACCGGTGGGATCGGCCGACGAGTACACCCAGGCCTACAATTACCGCTATTACACGACCAGCGACCCCGAGCATCGCCTGCCGATTGACGCCCCGGAAGGTTACTCGGCCCAAGACTACGAACTGGTCGGCCGGTACGTCGAGTACCTGACCGAAACGATCGAAGATCAAGAAACCCTTCGCAAGAAGCTGATCGGGATCTGCCCCGGCTGGAAGAACTCGGGCGAATGGAATTACCAGCGCGATTCGCTGATCACCATGGCCCCGCTCGGGATCAGCCAGGACTACGCCAGCGGCGACGCCGCTACCAAGGCCCGCGTCTGGAAGGCGCATCAGAACTATCTGCGTGGCCTTTACGAGTTCATGCGCACCGACCCGCGCGTCCCCGAGTGGTATCGCCAGGAAGTGGGGCAGTTGGGTCTCGATGGTCGTTATCACGAAGAAACGAATGGCTGGCCGCATCAACTGTACATTCGCGTCTCACGCCGCCTGGATGCCGATGACACGATCACCGCACACGACGTTTACAACCGCACGCAGGCTGACGTGCCGGTCGGCCTGGCGCAGTACGGCATCGATACCTACCCGTCGCGGCGGATCGTGATCGAGGAAGAGGGCCAGACGCTGGTCGCCAACGAAGGGAACATGTTCGTCGGCGGCAACAAGGGCCCGACCAACGTTCCGTACGCGGTCCCTTACGCGGCCATCGTCCCGAAGCAGGCCGAGTGCACTAACCTGCTGGTCCCCGTCTGCTTTTCGGCCAGCCACTTGGGCTACGCATCGGCACGCATGGAGCCGGTCTTCATGATCTGCGGCGAGTCCGCCGGCATCGCTGCCGCACAGGCCATCGAAGAAGATGTCGCCGTCCAACAAATCAACAAGCCCAAGTACCTGGCCCAACTTCAAAGAGCAGGGCAGAAGCTCACTTGGGACCCGGCCGTCGACACTCCGACCGGCCCCTCGTCGAACCAACTCGACTACGCCCACCTCTTGAAGGAGTGCGACGAGAACGAAGACGAACGAATCAGCCAGACCGAATGGAACGCCGGCAAGAAAGGGTGGGAGTTCCTCTTCCTGTTCATCGACCAGGACAAGGATGGTCAGATTGATGAAAAGGAATATGATCAGTTCCAGCAGTATAAGAAGCAGCACCCGGATTGGGCCGAACGGATTCGGAAGTCTTAG
- a CDS encoding glutamine synthetase family protein, with protein sequence MEGDFLNSLDDDIRFVRVLWTDNANVIRGKAIHRRGLANYVEHGVGITAAAQAMPAMYDAVIPESGLGPIGEIRLVPDFATLTPLPYAPGHARVMGDLVLNGEPWPLCPRGFLKRIAEDAAREGFEVMAGFENEFFLLRPTPDGGVAPADDTVFAATLAMDLAREVIDDIVEALLDQSILVEMYYPESGPGQHELSATWTTLTEAADWQVVFRETVHAIAARHGLKASFLPKVYADKAGCGCHLHLSLWRDGKNLLPDPDGPGELSDTALSFIAGVLEHLPALAAVVAPSPNSYRRLQPHFWSGAYRCWGLDNREAAVRVPSSPTGSGSTHFELKTVDATANPYLAAGCVVAAGLDGIRRQLKPPPAVQVDPGSLSDAERAEHHIDALPANLGDAIGCLSRDKVLIEALGPGLAKSFLAVRQAEWEAMKDYQLDDEVRLLLERY encoded by the coding sequence ATGGAAGGCGATTTCCTCAATAGCCTGGACGATGACATTCGCTTCGTCCGTGTTCTCTGGACCGATAACGCCAACGTCATCCGCGGCAAGGCGATCCATCGGCGCGGCTTGGCGAACTATGTCGAGCACGGCGTGGGCATCACGGCGGCCGCGCAGGCCATGCCGGCCATGTACGACGCGGTCATTCCGGAAAGTGGCCTGGGGCCGATTGGCGAGATCCGGCTGGTGCCTGACTTCGCTACGCTCACGCCGCTACCCTATGCCCCTGGTCACGCGCGGGTCATGGGTGACCTTGTGCTTAACGGCGAGCCCTGGCCGCTGTGCCCGCGCGGGTTTCTGAAGCGGATCGCCGAGGATGCGGCACGCGAAGGTTTCGAGGTGATGGCCGGCTTCGAGAACGAGTTCTTCCTCTTGCGGCCAACGCCTGATGGGGGCGTCGCTCCGGCGGATGACACCGTGTTCGCGGCCACGCTGGCGATGGATCTGGCCCGCGAGGTGATCGATGACATCGTCGAGGCGCTGCTGGACCAGAGTATTCTCGTCGAGATGTATTACCCAGAGTCGGGGCCAGGGCAGCACGAGCTTTCAGCGACCTGGACGACGCTGACGGAGGCAGCCGACTGGCAGGTCGTCTTCCGCGAGACGGTTCACGCGATCGCCGCGCGGCACGGCCTCAAGGCGAGTTTCTTGCCGAAGGTCTACGCGGACAAAGCAGGCTGCGGTTGCCACCTTCACCTGAGCCTCTGGCGTGACGGCAAGAACCTATTGCCCGACCCGGACGGTCCTGGCGAACTGTCGGACACGGCTCTCTCGTTTATTGCCGGGGTGCTGGAGCACCTGCCGGCACTCGCGGCGGTGGTCGCGCCGAGCCCGAATTCCTATCGCCGGCTTCAGCCTCATTTCTGGAGTGGGGCGTATCGCTGTTGGGGACTGGACAACCGCGAGGCCGCCGTGCGCGTGCCGAGTAGTCCCACCGGCAGCGGATCGACCCATTTCGAACTGAAAACCGTGGATGCGACGGCCAACCCATACCTGGCGGCCGGTTGCGTCGTCGCGGCGGGGCTCGATGGGATCCGGCGGCAGTTGAAGCCGCCGCCGGCGGTGCAGGTCGATCCCGGCTCGCTGTCCGACGCAGAGCGGGCTGAGCACCACATCGATGCGTTACCGGCAAATCTTGGCGATGCGATTGGGTGCCTGTCTCGCGACAA
- a CDS encoding ATP-binding protein: MSEPLKDLLSQLAGNDAAESGDVDPWQLIEAISPEEDSQASGDKSLEEMISRINSMTSRGSDDEGAFAETARAAEATLEPTIHTQEDGDMPFYPREPESLREAHLTGTDVEALCLKYLLTAGEASGREIAAQLCIPFLLMDEALRKMKYDQLVVYKDTAQAGDYVYYLTDLGRERARRYNEHCTYYGAAPVALRDYVASVRAQSLEGQSPSVQALERAFEDLLINKAMFRRLGPAINSGRGLFLFGAPGNGKTSIAERVTRAFGKYIWVPRAIGIDGEILRVFDPAVHDEVPLEDGPGIMQQHRIDRRWVRIKRPTIIVGGELTMDNLEISTIQATGVSEAPLQLKSNCGTLVIDDFGRQRMSTDELLNRWIVPLEKRYDFLNMRGGKKIQVPFDQLIVFSTNLEPRDLCDDAFLRRIPYKIEVIDPTEQEFRQLFDIMCPLMGFTVNEPAIDYLIETHYKKVNRPFRCCQPRDLLMQVRNMCLYENAPLELTKEYFDDAVDNYFAVM, from the coding sequence ATGTCCGAACCCCTTAAAGATTTGTTGTCCCAACTGGCAGGTAACGATGCGGCAGAATCTGGGGACGTCGATCCCTGGCAATTGATCGAGGCCATTTCGCCGGAGGAAGACTCGCAAGCTTCGGGCGACAAGTCGCTGGAAGAGATGATCTCGCGCATCAACAGCATGACCAGCCGCGGCTCGGACGACGAAGGGGCGTTTGCCGAGACGGCCCGTGCTGCCGAAGCGACGCTCGAGCCGACGATCCATACGCAAGAGGACGGCGACATGCCGTTCTATCCGCGCGAGCCAGAATCGCTCCGCGAGGCGCATCTGACCGGAACCGACGTCGAGGCGCTGTGCTTGAAGTATCTGCTCACCGCCGGCGAGGCCTCCGGCCGCGAGATTGCCGCCCAGCTATGCATTCCGTTTCTGCTGATGGACGAGGCGCTGCGGAAGATGAAGTACGACCAGTTGGTCGTTTACAAGGACACGGCACAAGCCGGCGACTACGTTTACTACCTGACCGATCTCGGGCGGGAGCGGGCTCGGCGTTACAACGAACACTGCACTTATTACGGAGCCGCGCCAGTCGCGCTGCGCGATTACGTGGCCAGCGTCCGCGCTCAGTCGCTGGAAGGTCAGTCCCCCAGCGTCCAAGCGTTAGAAAGGGCTTTTGAAGATCTGTTGATCAATAAGGCCATGTTCCGTCGGCTCGGTCCGGCGATCAACAGCGGCCGCGGTCTGTTTCTCTTCGGCGCGCCGGGTAACGGTAAAACGAGTATCGCCGAACGGGTCACGCGGGCCTTTGGCAAGTACATCTGGGTTCCGCGCGCGATCGGCATCGACGGCGAGATTCTCCGCGTCTTCGATCCAGCGGTGCACGACGAAGTGCCGCTGGAAGATGGACCCGGCATCATGCAGCAGCACCGCATCGATCGCCGCTGGGTGCGGATCAAACGCCCCACGATCATCGTCGGTGGTGAACTTACCATGGACAATCTGGAAATCAGCACGATTCAAGCGACCGGCGTGAGCGAGGCTCCCCTGCAGCTGAAAAGCAACTGCGGCACGCTGGTGATCGACGACTTTGGCCGTCAGCGAATGAGCACCGACGAACTACTCAACCGCTGGATCGTGCCGCTGGAAAAGCGTTACGACTTCCTGAACATGCGGGGCGGTAAGAAGATTCAGGTGCCCTTCGACCAGTTGATCGTCTTCTCGACCAACCTCGAACCGCGCGACCTGTGCGACGATGCGTTTCTGCGTCGTATTCCGTACAAGATTGAAGTGATCGACCCGACCGAACAAGAGTTCCGCCAGTTGTTCGACATCATGTGCCCGCTGATGGGCTTCACGGTCAACGAGCCGGCGATCGACTACCTGATCGAAACGCACTACAAAAAGGTCAATCGCCCCTTCCGCTGTTGCCAACCGCGCGACCTTCTGATGCAGGTCCGCAACATGTGCCTATACGAAAACGCTCCGCTGGAGCTGACCAAAGAGTACTTCGACGACGCCGTCGATAACTACTTTGCGGTGATGTAG
- a CDS encoding ISAs1 family transposase, whose amino-acid sequence MSSRSPVSLQECFADLTDPRTRKVTYPLTNIVTIALCAVMSGADDFVAIADWAEMKKEWLGKFLDLSSGIPSHDRFNAILASLNPAEFEKCLLTWITALHEITDGQIIAIDGKTLRRSFDKASSKAAIHMVSAWATANHVSLGQVVTDAKSNEITAIPKLLEIVEVSGSLVTIDAQGCQQDIAQKIVDQGADYCLAVKRNQPTLHDSIEDFFVAQQESNFKRAKVHRHETHEKGHGREESRSYYICPVNDEIITRDRWSNLRAIGMTINIVKQGGNETSEVRYYILSKYLSGKRFAEAVRGHWGIENSLHWQLDVTFGEDQSRIRKGHADANFSLLRRTSLSLLKNNKTAKVGVKNKRLKCGWGDDYRMEVLLGR is encoded by the coding sequence ATGTCGTCACGTTCGCCTGTTTCCCTTCAAGAGTGCTTTGCCGATCTGACCGATCCGCGGACTCGCAAGGTGACTTATCCGTTAACGAATATCGTGACCATCGCGCTGTGTGCGGTGATGAGTGGGGCGGATGATTTTGTGGCTATCGCCGACTGGGCCGAGATGAAGAAGGAGTGGCTGGGTAAGTTCCTTGATTTGAGTTCCGGCATCCCTTCGCACGATCGCTTTAATGCGATCTTGGCTTCGCTGAATCCGGCTGAGTTTGAGAAGTGTTTGCTGACTTGGATCACCGCCTTACACGAAATCACCGACGGGCAGATCATCGCGATTGACGGCAAGACGCTGCGGCGGAGTTTCGACAAGGCCAGCAGCAAGGCGGCCATTCACATGGTCAGTGCCTGGGCGACTGCCAATCATGTGAGTCTCGGCCAGGTAGTAACCGACGCGAAGAGCAACGAGATCACCGCCATTCCCAAACTGCTTGAAATCGTCGAGGTTTCCGGCAGTTTAGTGACGATTGACGCTCAAGGTTGCCAACAGGACATCGCTCAGAAGATCGTCGACCAGGGAGCCGATTATTGCCTGGCCGTGAAGCGCAATCAGCCGACCCTCCACGATTCGATCGAAGATTTTTTTGTCGCGCAGCAGGAAAGCAATTTCAAGCGAGCCAAAGTACACCGTCACGAAACGCACGAGAAAGGGCATGGTCGCGAGGAGTCGCGTTCCTATTATATCTGCCCTGTGAACGACGAGATCATCACACGAGATCGTTGGTCGAACTTGAGGGCGATCGGGATGACGATCAATATCGTGAAGCAAGGCGGGAACGAGACGAGCGAGGTGCGATACTATATCCTGAGCAAGTACCTTTCCGGCAAGCGTTTCGCCGAGGCCGTTCGCGGTCATTGGGGCATTGAAAACAGCCTGCACTGGCAACTGGACGTGACGTTCGGTGAAGATCAATCTCGCATCCGCAAAGGGCACGCCGACGCCAACTTTAGCCTGCTACGAAGGACGAGCCTGAGCCTGCTGAAGAACAACAAGACAGCCAAGGTCGGCGTGAAGAACAAACGATTAAAATGCGGCTGGGGCGATGACTACCGCATGGAAGTCCTGCTGGGACGGTGA